The DNA sequence CGCCCAGGTCACGGCGTTGAGCGCGCAGTTGCGGGGTGTGCGCGCGGACGTGGTGATCGGCATCGACGAGGAGGGTGGTGACGTCACCCGGCTCGACGCGGGCGGCGGGTCGGAGGTGCCGGGCAACCACGCGCTGGGCGCGGCCGACGACCTGGGGCTGACCCGGGCGGTGGCGGCGTCGATCGGGGCGCGGCTGGCGGCGTGCGGGGTGAGCCTGAACCTCGCGCCGTCGGCCGACCTGGTGCTGACGCTGGACGACCCGGTGATCGGCGTGCGGTCGTTCGGGTCGGACCCGGCGGCGGCGGCCGGGCACGTGGCGGCGTTCGTGGAGGGGCTGCAGGCGGTCGGGGTGGCGGCGTGCGCCAAGCACTTCCCCGGTCACGGTGCGTCCACTGTGGACTCGCACGCGGCGCTGCCGGTGCTGCCGCGGACCACCGCGGAGCTGGCGGCGGTGGAGTTCGTGCCGTTCCGCGCGGCGGTGGCGGCGGGGGTGCGGTCGATCATGACCGGGCACCTGGTCGTGCCGGAGTGGGGCGACGCGCCCGCGACGCTGAACCCGCGGGCGGTGCGCGTGCTGCGGGAGGAGCTGGGCTTCACCGGGGCGGTCATCACCGACGGGCTGGACATGAAGGCCGTCGGCGGCGACCTCGCGGAGGGGTCCGTGCGGTCGCTGGCGGCCGGCGTGGACGCGTTGTGCCTGGGCGGGGAGCCGCTGGACGACGACGGGCTGCGGTGGCTGGTCGACAGCATCGTGGCGGCCGTGGAGTCGGGTGTGCTGCCGGTGGAGCGGCTGGAGGAGGCGGCACGGCGGACGGCCGCGCTGGGCGCCCCGGCGGCGGCCGTGGAGGCGCACGACCCGGACCTGGGGCTGGTGGCGGCCCGGCGGGCGCTGGAGGTGCGCGGCACGCTGCGGCTGTCCGGGCCGCCGGTGGTCGTGGACCTCGCGGTGGAGCCGTCGATCGCGGTCGGGGACGTGCCGTGGGGCCTCGGGCCGTACTTGGCGGAGCTCGTGCCGGGCACCTCGGTGGTGGCGTCGACGTCGGCGGACGAGATCGCGGCGCTGGCGGCCGGCCGCCCGGTGGTGGTCGTGACGCGTGAGGCACACCGCCACGCCTGGGCTCGCGAGCTGGTGTCGACACTCGGTACTATTGGTCTAGACCTCGTGCACGTCGAGACCGGCGTGCCGGGGCCGGACCTGGGCGCCGGCGCCCGCGTGGACACCCACGGCGGAGCCCGGGTCTGCCTGCGCGCCGCCGCCGAGCGCATCGCCGCCACCCTCTAGCACCCGAACCGACAGGCACCCGAACCGACAGGGGACAACTCCGATGACCGACCACCAGCCCGGCAGGCACATGGCGGCCGAGATCGACCAGCAGCCGGGGATCTTCGCCGACCTGCACGCCCGGCGGGACGCCATCGCCCCGGTCGCCTCGGTGATCGCCGAGCGCCGGCCGCGGTTCGTGCTGCTGGCGGCGCGCGGGTCCAGCGACCACGCGGCGCTGTACGCGAAGTACCTGACCGAGGTGCTGCTGGAGCTGCCCGCCGGGCTGGTGTCGCCGTCCACGACCACGCTGTACGGGGCTCAGCCTGACCTGCGGGACGTGCTGCTGGTCGCGGTGTCGCAGTCGGGCGGGTCGCCGGACCTGCTGGAGGTGACCGAGTCGGCGCGGGCGCGTGGCGCGTTGACGGTCGCGGTGACCAACACGGCGTCCTCGCCGCTGAACGGGGCGGCCGAGCTGTCGGTGGACGTCGGCGCGGGCGTGGAGCAGGCGGTGGCGGCCACGAAGACGTACTCGGCGACGTTGCTGGCGCTGTACCTGCTGGTGGACGCCATCCGGGGTGGTGACGGCGCGGCGGCGGCGCGGCTGGGCGACCTGGCCCGGGCGACGCTGGACTCGTCGGCGGACGCGGTGGCCGAGGCGGTGCAGCGGTACCGGTTCGTGGACCGGGTGCTGACGACCGGGCGCGGGTACTCGCTGCCCACGGCGCTGGAGTCGGCGCTGAAGCTGGCCGAGACGTCCTACCTGGCGGCGCGGGCGTACAGCGGGGCGGACCTGCTGCACGGGCCGGTGGCGGCGGTCGACGCGGAGACGGCCGTGCTGGCCGTGACCAGCGCCGGCAAGGGCGGTGACGCGCTGCACGACGTGCTGGACGCCGTGCACGGCCGCGGCGCCGACGTCCTGGCGGTCGGTTCGGCCTCGGACAAGGTCTCGGCCGCCCTGCGCATCCCGGTCCCCGAGACCGCGGAGGAGGTCGCCCCCATCCTGGAGATCCTCCCGGTCCAGCGCCTGGCCCACGGCCTGGCCCTGGCCCGCGGCGGCGACCCGGACAACCCCCGCGGCCTGAACAAGGTCACCCGCACCCGCTGACCCCCACGCGGGAGTCCTACGTCCGGAACACCTGAATCCAACGCCCGGAACGCGGAAGGGGCCCGGGGGAACACTCCCCCGGGCCCCTTCCGCCGCCGCCACTACTGGCCCGCGGCCGCCACGCCCACCGCGGCGCCCTCGAACGCCGCCTCACGGTCGAACGCGACCTCGCCGTCCACCCACACCTTGCGCGGACGCAGGTCGTCGTCCCACCAGACCAGGTCCGCCACCGCCCCGACCTCCAGACGGCCGAGCGTGGGCTCGCCGATCGCGTCGGCCGGGACGACGGTCGCCGCCGCCAGCGCGTCCGCCGGGTCCACGCCCACCGACACGATGTTGCGCACGGCCCGGTCCAACGTCAGCGCGCTGCCCGCGATCGTGCCCTCCGGCGACCGCGGCACGCCGTCCTCGGTCAGCAGCACGTCCGCGCCACCGAGCTGGTAGCGGCCCGGCGGCATGCCCGCGGCGGCCACGGCGTCCGTGACCAGCGCGACCCGGTGCCCGGCCGCGTTGAACACGAGCCGGCACACGTCCGGTCCGACGTGCGCCAGGTCCGCGATCAGGCCCAACGTGAACCGGTCGTCCACCAGCGCCACTCCCGGCACACCCGGCTCGCGGTGCCCGAGCGGTCGCTGGGCGTTGAACAGGTGCGTCACCATCCGCGCGCCCGCCTCGGCGGCGGCCCTGGTCTGCTCGCCCGTCGCGTCGCTGTGGCCGACCGCCACCAGCACGCCCGCCGCCGCCAGCCTGCGCACGGCGTCCATGCCGCCCGGCTGCTCCGGGGCGAGCGTCACCATGCGCAACGCGCGCCGCAGCACCTCGTCGGCCAGCAGCACGTCGATCTCGGCCGCGCCGGGCGGCACCATCAGCGCCGGGTCGTGGACGCCCGCGCGTTTCGGCGACAGGAACGGCCCCTCCAGGTGCACGCCGAGCGGCTTGGCGCCCGCGTGCGGCGGCAGGGTGGCCGACGCCGCCAGCACGGCGTGCGCCTGCCGCACGGCGACCGGCACCGGCGCGGTGATCAACGTGGGCAGGAACCGGGTCACCCCCGTTCGTGGGAGCGCTCTCGCCACCGCGGCCATGCCCTCGGGGTCCACCTCGGCGAAGTCGACCCCGACCGCCCCGTTGACCTGCACGTCCACCAGGCCCGGGGTGAGCAGGCCGTCGGTCAGCACCTCGGCGCCGTCGGGTGGTGAACCCGCGACGACCTCCACGATCCGGCCTGCGCTGATCCTCAGGCTGACGGGACCGGTGATGGTCCGACCGAGCAGTGCTCGCGGAGCTGCGACAACCGTGTCCAAGGTCCCTCCTCAAATGGTCCAGACCATTATGGCCGGAAGTGGCGGACGGCGTCACGTGTGGTTATAAGATAACCGAATAGAGTAAGATTGGGTTAATACTTCGCCGCGCGGCGGGGTTCGACGCGCGGCGCTTCGGCGTGGCCCATACTTGGCGCCAGACATCCGAGGTCTAGCTGACGAGTCGAGGGCCGCCGTGGCAGTTACCGACGACGCCATCCTGCGCGTCAAGGAGATGATCGTCTCGGGCGAGCTGAAGCCGGGCGACCGTCTGCCGCGCGAAGCCGACCTCGCCGGGCGCCTGGGCTTGTCGCGGAACTCGCTGCGCGAGGCGGTCAAGGCGTTGTCGCTGGTCAGGGTGCTGGACGTGCGGCAGGGCGACGGGACCTACGTGTCCAGCCTGCGGGCCGACGACCTGCTCGGCGCGCTGTCGTTCGTGCTGGACCTGCACCGCGGCGAGGACTCCGTGCTGGAGGTCCTGCAGGTGCGCCGCATCCTCGAACCGGCCGCGGCGGCGATGGCGGCGCAGCGGGTCGGACCGGAGGAGATAGCGGCGCTGCGGGCGTTGTGCGACGCCGCCGAGTCGGCCCGGTCGGTGGAGGAGCTCGTCGAGCACGACCTGGAGTTCCACCGCGCCGTCGCGCTCGGCTCGGGCAACGCCTACCTGGCCCAACTGCTGGACACGCTGGCCGGGCCGACCGTGCGCGTGCGCACCTGGCGCGGCATCACGCAGGGCGGCGCGGTCGACCGGACCGTCGCCGAGCACCGCGCGATCGTCGACGCCCTGGCCGCCCACCAGCCCGAACTGGCCCGCTCGTGGTCCACGGTGCACGTGGCGGGCGTCGAGCAGTGGCTGTCCGACCTGGCGTGACGCGGCCGGCCCGGACGGGGCGGGATCAGGGCAGGGCGGACCAGAGGGAGTCCGGCACGGGGGTCGACGCGGCGGCGGCGTTGGAGAGCATCTCGGCCGCCGTGCGGACGCCCAGGAGCACGGAGACGACCGCCGGGTGGCGGAACGGGAAGGAGACGGCCGCCTGCGGCAGCGTCACGCCGTGGCGGGCGCACACGGCGGCGATCCGCCGGGCCCGTTCCACCAGCGACGCGGGTGCGGCCCGGTAGTCGTAGGTGTCGCCGACCTCCGGCCGCGCCAGCAGCCCGGAGTTGAACACCCCCGCCGCGACCACCGCCACCCCGCGGGCCGCGCACAGGTCCAGCAGCGGCTCCCCGGTCCGCTCCAGCACGGTGTACCGCCCGGCCAGCAGCACCACGTCCAGGTCGGTCTCCCGGACGAACCGCGCGGGCATCTCCCACTGGTTCATGCCGACCCCGACCGCCCCGATCACGCCCTGCGACCGCAGCTCCAGCAACGCGGGCACGGCCTCCGACACGGCCTGCTCCCAGTGCGCGTCCGGGTCGTGCACGTACACCACGTCCACCCGGTCCAGCCCGAGCCGGTCCAAAGAGGACTCCAACGACCGCCGCACGCCGTCGGCGCTGAAGTCCCACCGCCGCCACGCCGTCGCGGGCACCGCGAACCCGTTCGCCCGGTCGTCGCCGTCGCCGAAGGCGGGCTCCAGCACCCGGCCGACCTTCGTGGACACCACGAACCCGTCCCGCGGCCGGTCCGCCAGGAACGCGCCGATCCGCCGCTCGGACAACCCGAGCCCGTAGTGCGGCGCGGTGTCG is a window from the Saccharothrix saharensis genome containing:
- a CDS encoding SIS domain-containing protein, which gives rise to MTDHQPGRHMAAEIDQQPGIFADLHARRDAIAPVASVIAERRPRFVLLAARGSSDHAALYAKYLTEVLLELPAGLVSPSTTTLYGAQPDLRDVLLVAVSQSGGSPDLLEVTESARARGALTVAVTNTASSPLNGAAELSVDVGAGVEQAVAATKTYSATLLALYLLVDAIRGGDGAAAARLGDLARATLDSSADAVAEAVQRYRFVDRVLTTGRGYSLPTALESALKLAETSYLAARAYSGADLLHGPVAAVDAETAVLAVTSAGKGGDALHDVLDAVHGRGADVLAVGSASDKVSAALRIPVPETAEEVAPILEILPVQRLAHGLALARGGDPDNPRGLNKVTRTR
- a CDS encoding aldo/keto reductase, with protein sequence MIPLSRLGFGGGPIGNLYAEVSDVDAFGALEAAWDAGVRYFDTAPHYGLGLSERRIGAFLADRPRDGFVVSTKVGRVLEPAFGDGDDRANGFAVPATAWRRWDFSADGVRRSLESSLDRLGLDRVDVVYVHDPDAHWEQAVSEAVPALLELRSQGVIGAVGVGMNQWEMPARFVRETDLDVVLLAGRYTVLERTGEPLLDLCAARGVAVVAAGVFNSGLLARPEVGDTYDYRAAPASLVERARRIAAVCARHGVTLPQAAVSFPFRHPAVVSVLLGVRTAAEMLSNAAAASTPVPDSLWSALP
- a CDS encoding FadR/GntR family transcriptional regulator gives rise to the protein MAVTDDAILRVKEMIVSGELKPGDRLPREADLAGRLGLSRNSLREAVKALSLVRVLDVRQGDGTYVSSLRADDLLGALSFVLDLHRGEDSVLEVLQVRRILEPAAAAMAAQRVGPEEIAALRALCDAAESARSVEELVEHDLEFHRAVALGSGNAYLAQLLDTLAGPTVRVRTWRGITQGGAVDRTVAEHRAIVDALAAHQPELARSWSTVHVAGVEQWLSDLA
- a CDS encoding glycoside hydrolase family 3 protein; this encodes MSLHRLASGVLLPGFHGTTAPDWLLERVADGLGGVVLFGRNVVDDAQVTALSAQLRGVRADVVIGIDEEGGDVTRLDAGGGSEVPGNHALGAADDLGLTRAVAASIGARLAACGVSLNLAPSADLVLTLDDPVIGVRSFGSDPAAAAGHVAAFVEGLQAVGVAACAKHFPGHGASTVDSHAALPVLPRTTAELAAVEFVPFRAAVAAGVRSIMTGHLVVPEWGDAPATLNPRAVRVLREELGFTGAVITDGLDMKAVGGDLAEGSVRSLAAGVDALCLGGEPLDDDGLRWLVDSIVAAVESGVLPVERLEEAARRTAALGAPAAAVEAHDPDLGLVAARRALEVRGTLRLSGPPVVVDLAVEPSIAVGDVPWGLGPYLAELVPGTSVVASTSADEIAALAAGRPVVVVTREAHRHAWARELVSTLGTIGLDLVHVETGVPGPDLGAGARVDTHGGARVCLRAAAERIAATL
- the nagA gene encoding N-acetylglucosamine-6-phosphate deacetylase produces the protein MDTVVAAPRALLGRTITGPVSLRISAGRIVEVVAGSPPDGAEVLTDGLLTPGLVDVQVNGAVGVDFAEVDPEGMAAVARALPRTGVTRFLPTLITAPVPVAVRQAHAVLAASATLPPHAGAKPLGVHLEGPFLSPKRAGVHDPALMVPPGAAEIDVLLADEVLRRALRMVTLAPEQPGGMDAVRRLAAAGVLVAVGHSDATGEQTRAAAEAGARMVTHLFNAQRPLGHREPGVPGVALVDDRFTLGLIADLAHVGPDVCRLVFNAAGHRVALVTDAVAAAGMPPGRYQLGGADVLLTEDGVPRSPEGTIAGSALTLDRAVRNIVSVGVDPADALAAATVVPADAIGEPTLGRLEVGAVADLVWWDDDLRPRKVWVDGEVAFDREAAFEGAAVGVAAAGQ